A genome region from Arachidicoccus soli includes the following:
- the guaA gene encoding glutamine-hydrolyzing GMP synthase, with protein sequence MTERIIILDFGSQYTQLIARAVREANVYCDILPYHKNFAFDENLKGIILSGSPCSVNETDAPNVDVAAFIEQVPVLGVCYGAQLTAKLFGGRVDKSDKREYGRAQMNKQKEDKLLTGISQKSQVWMSHSDSIKQLPVNFEILATTESIPVAAFKKTDSTHPLYGLQFHPEVYHSTEGKKMLFNFLVNICGCAQDWTPASFAEETITQLKKTIGDKHVIMALSGGVDSTVAATLISHAIGDRLHGIFVDNGVLRKGEFEQVLETYKSIGLNVKGINAKELFYKELAGKTDPEAKRKVIGKLFIDVFHEEALKIKEASFLGQGTIYPDVIESVSVHGPSVTIKSHHNVGGLPDIMNLQLIEPLRSLFKDEVRRVGLELGIPRDMINRHPFPGPGLAIRILGEVTEEKAKLLQEADYYYIKALKEKGHYDEVWQAGAILLPVKSVGVMGDERTYEYTLALRAVTSVDGMTADWSHLPYEFLADVSNEIINNVRGINRVVYDISSKPPATIEWE encoded by the coding sequence ATGACTGAAAGAATTATCATACTTGACTTTGGCAGCCAATATACACAACTCATTGCACGTGCTGTACGTGAGGCAAATGTGTATTGTGATATTTTACCTTATCATAAAAATTTTGCATTTGATGAGAATTTAAAGGGCATTATTTTGAGCGGCTCTCCTTGTAGCGTAAATGAAACAGATGCGCCAAATGTAGACGTTGCCGCTTTTATTGAGCAAGTTCCGGTCTTAGGTGTTTGTTATGGTGCACAATTAACTGCCAAGTTATTTGGCGGTCGTGTAGATAAGTCAGACAAGCGCGAATATGGTCGCGCCCAAATGAATAAACAAAAAGAGGATAAGTTGCTCACCGGTATTTCGCAGAAGTCACAAGTGTGGATGAGTCATAGTGATTCCATAAAACAATTACCCGTGAATTTTGAAATACTAGCCACTACGGAAAGCATTCCTGTGGCAGCTTTTAAAAAAACAGATAGCACTCATCCTTTGTATGGTTTGCAATTCCACCCTGAAGTGTATCATTCTACTGAAGGTAAAAAAATGCTTTTTAATTTCCTTGTCAATATTTGTGGTTGCGCACAGGATTGGACCCCAGCCTCTTTTGCGGAAGAAACCATTACTCAGCTCAAAAAAACAATAGGTGACAAACATGTAATAATGGCATTAAGTGGTGGAGTAGATAGTACTGTCGCTGCGACGCTGATTAGCCATGCTATTGGAGATAGGTTACATGGAATCTTTGTAGATAATGGTGTTTTGCGAAAAGGCGAATTTGAACAGGTATTAGAAACGTATAAAAGCATCGGTTTAAATGTAAAAGGAATTAATGCCAAGGAACTTTTCTATAAAGAGCTGGCCGGAAAAACAGACCCCGAAGCCAAAAGGAAAGTGATCGGTAAACTGTTTATTGATGTATTTCATGAAGAAGCTTTGAAAATTAAAGAGGCTAGTTTTTTAGGACAAGGCACTATTTATCCTGATGTAATTGAAAGTGTAAGCGTACATGGTCCATCGGTAACCATTAAGTCTCACCACAACGTAGGAGGGTTGCCGGATATAATGAACCTGCAGCTCATTGAACCACTTCGTTCTTTGTTTAAAGATGAGGTACGGAGAGTGGGCCTGGAATTAGGAATTCCAAGAGATATGATTAATCGACACCCTTTCCCGGGTCCAGGACTAGCCATCCGTATTTTAGGGGAGGTGACAGAGGAAAAGGCAAAGCTTTTGCAAGAAGCGGATTATTATTATATCAAAGCTTTAAAAGAAAAGGGACATTACGATGAAGTTTGGCAGGCAGGTGCAATATTACTTCCTGTAAAAAGTGTTGGCGTAATGGGAGACGAGCGCACGTATGAATATACACTTGCATTACGTGCTGTAACCTCAGTAGATGGAATGACGGCTGATTGGTCACATTTACCTTATGAGTTTTTAGCTGATGTGTCTAATGAAATTATCAATAATGTACGCGGGATCAATCGTGTAGTCTATGATATTAGCAGTAAACCGCCGGCAACTATCGAATGGGAATAA
- a CDS encoding transposase produces the protein MKRSTNASAESFNAKVKAFRSQFRGVKSIEFFLYRLTKLYA, from the coding sequence TTGAAACGCTCTACCAATGCATCAGCAGAATCTTTCAATGCTAAAGTAAAGGCATTTAGAAGCCAGTTTAGAGGCGTTAAATCTATTGAGTTCTTCTTGTATAGATTGACTAAATTGTACGCTTAA
- a CDS encoding IS1634 family transposase: MGLYFKCSIRKNPDTSRYDGYYRLVESYRNLEGRVCHRTLLNVGFLSDYSPEQLNKVQSCLNDRYENQQRLFPENDVFVKRLAEELWDRLLAAKRIDVKKAQQMINADTMRHENVREIGAEWMSYNIWNQLELTRFLQSKGWEEEEIQLAATQIISRAVYPASELKTSLWIKENSAVCELTGYNPYSITKDKLYASALKLYSIKDQLEQHLSARTNELFELEDKIILYDLTNTYFEGRKLNSKLAKHGRSKEKRKDAKLVVLAMVVNVEGFIKYTAMYEGNIADCATLESMIEKLATHTCSHKPIIVLDAGIATEDNLILIKAKGYHYVCVSRTKIKDYTSVAGKGKVLLQTKNKQEIQLKAVATEKHTDYFLEVTSAAKAKKEEGMKHSFEQRIEEELQKVSNAIQRKGGIKTTEKVYERIGRIKEKYPSIHSQYIIETRINKETNQVIELKWSKDESKEATKQESLGIYFLRTDLEIKDEAVTWNIYNTIREIESSFRCLKTDLDLRPVYHQNDDSTMAHLHLGILAYWLVNTMRHQLKASGINHSWSEIVRIGNTQKVVTTTGTNTFDKVIIVRKCSEPAHKLTVLLGILKIKHQPFTKRKSVVHKSELKKNESAISGVLGPP, translated from the coding sequence GTGGGATTGTATTTCAAATGTTCCATACGCAAGAATCCAGATACCAGCCGTTACGATGGCTATTATCGCCTAGTTGAAAGCTATCGCAACCTAGAAGGAAGAGTATGCCACCGTACCTTACTGAATGTAGGTTTTTTGTCCGATTACAGTCCCGAACAACTCAACAAAGTACAGTCATGCCTCAATGACCGATATGAGAACCAACAGCGTCTATTTCCCGAAAATGATGTATTTGTAAAACGACTTGCAGAAGAACTCTGGGATCGACTTCTTGCAGCAAAGCGCATTGATGTAAAAAAGGCCCAGCAGATGATAAATGCAGATACGATGCGTCATGAAAATGTTAGAGAAATAGGTGCAGAATGGATGAGTTATAATATTTGGAATCAGCTTGAATTAACTCGGTTTCTTCAATCAAAAGGATGGGAAGAAGAGGAGATACAATTAGCTGCTACCCAAATCATCAGTCGAGCGGTCTATCCCGCTTCTGAGCTAAAAACTAGTCTTTGGATAAAAGAAAACTCCGCAGTCTGTGAACTGACTGGCTACAACCCATATTCCATTACAAAAGATAAGCTATATGCCAGCGCCTTAAAGCTTTACAGTATCAAAGATCAATTGGAACAACACCTTTCTGCACGCACAAATGAGTTGTTTGAGTTGGAAGATAAAATCATTTTATATGACTTGACTAATACCTATTTTGAGGGTCGCAAATTGAATAGTAAACTTGCCAAACACGGCAGGAGCAAAGAAAAGCGTAAAGATGCCAAGCTGGTAGTATTGGCCATGGTAGTGAATGTTGAGGGGTTCATTAAATACACTGCAATGTATGAAGGTAATATCGCTGATTGTGCCACACTAGAATCTATGATTGAAAAGCTGGCTACCCATACTTGTTCCCATAAACCAATAATTGTATTAGATGCAGGTATTGCTACGGAAGACAACCTTATTTTAATCAAAGCGAAGGGGTACCACTATGTTTGCGTAAGCCGCACTAAAATAAAAGATTATACTTCTGTTGCAGGTAAAGGGAAAGTATTGTTGCAAACCAAGAACAAACAAGAAATACAGTTAAAAGCAGTTGCCACAGAAAAGCACACGGACTATTTCTTGGAAGTAACTAGTGCCGCAAAGGCTAAAAAGGAAGAAGGGATGAAGCATTCTTTTGAACAAAGAATCGAGGAGGAATTGCAAAAAGTGAGCAATGCCATTCAGCGCAAAGGAGGCATAAAAACCACGGAAAAGGTATATGAACGAATCGGTAGAATTAAAGAAAAATATCCTTCTATACACAGCCAGTACATAATTGAAACACGGATAAATAAGGAAACAAATCAGGTAATTGAACTCAAATGGTCAAAAGATGAAAGCAAGGAGGCTACAAAGCAAGAATCTCTTGGCATTTATTTTCTGCGTACCGATTTGGAAATAAAAGACGAAGCTGTAACCTGGAATATTTATAACACAATAAGAGAAATAGAGAGCAGCTTTCGTTGCCTAAAAACAGATTTGGATTTACGCCCTGTTTATCATCAGAATGACGACAGTACGATGGCGCATCTCCATTTGGGCATTCTGGCTTATTGGCTTGTAAACACGATGCGCCACCAACTTAAAGCTAGTGGAATTAATCACAGTTGGAGTGAAATAGTTCGTATAGGGAATACTCAAAAAGTTGTGACCACTACGGGTACCAACACTTTTGATAAAGTCATTATTGTTAGGAAATGTAGCGAACCTGCTCATAAACTTACAGTCCTTTTAGGTATACTCAAAATAAAACACCAACCTTTTACAAAAAGAAAATCCGTAGTACACAAATCGGAACTCAAAAAAAATGAAAGTGCTATCAGTGGGGTATTAGGTCCTCCTTAG
- a CDS encoding SRPBCC domain-containing protein, with product MEKWRAPKGMKCVIYEFDSQPGGIYRMTLKYTGAHETAGKSSENEDMVKGRFLEMVPNNYVVEEVEFPSDDPEYAGLMKVKTQIDPVPEGSLVTFVCMNVPAGITKEDHEKGLSSTLQNLANS from the coding sequence TTGGAAAAATGGCGTGCGCCCAAAGGCATGAAATGTGTTATCTACGAATTTGATTCACAACCGGGGGGTATTTACCGGATGACGCTCAAATATACAGGGGCTCATGAAACTGCGGGAAAGTCTTCTGAAAATGAGGATATGGTCAAGGGGCGCTTTCTTGAAATGGTACCCAACAACTATGTCGTTGAAGAGGTCGAGTTTCCTTCCGATGACCCTGAATATGCCGGCCTGATGAAAGTCAAGACACAGATAGACCCTGTACCCGAGGGCTCTTTGGTGACTTTTGTATGTATGAATGTCCCGGCAGGTATCACAAAAGAAGATCATGAAAAGGGCCTATCTTCAACACTACAGAACCTTGCTAATTCGTAG
- a CDS encoding DoxX family protein, giving the protein MNAILWVIQSLIAIVFLYSGVNKSIYSRQKLVSKGQTGVEGLSKGMIRFIGISEILGAIGIILPGLIDVFPFLTVVAAICLALVMVPASIIHYKRYEPKNVITNCIIFSMCVFVTYGRLAF; this is encoded by the coding sequence ATGAACGCTATTTTATGGGTTATCCAATCATTGATTGCTATTGTTTTTCTGTATTCCGGAGTTAACAAGTCAATTTATTCAAGACAGAAGCTGGTATCCAAAGGTCAGACTGGCGTTGAAGGGTTATCGAAAGGAATGATCCGTTTTATTGGCATATCAGAGATTCTTGGCGCGATAGGAATTATACTACCCGGACTGATAGATGTCTTTCCATTTCTTACGGTCGTTGCTGCGATATGTCTTGCTCTAGTAATGGTACCCGCATCAATAATCCATTATAAGAGGTATGAGCCAAAAAATGTCATAACAAACTGCATTATTTTTTCAATGTGCGTATTTGTAACCTATGGTAGGCTTGCGTTTTAA
- a CDS encoding Crp/Fnr family transcriptional regulator: MNVAKGHILVRQDTVCNYVYFIDKGLTRTYYLKDGKDVTDWLSAENSFACSIISFITRKPDRRIIETLEPSAIFALHYNDLEKLCSKHHDVERLYRHLVSFGLIQLQQKFDDLHFASALQRYKTLMTNNPTIIQRVPLGMIASYLGITQETLSRIRSQY; encoded by the coding sequence TTGAACGTAGCCAAGGGACATATCCTTGTAAGGCAGGATACAGTTTGCAACTATGTTTATTTTATCGACAAGGGGCTGACACGTACCTATTATTTAAAAGACGGAAAAGATGTGACGGATTGGTTAAGTGCTGAAAATTCCTTTGCTTGCTCCATTATCAGCTTTATCACCCGCAAACCAGACAGGCGCATAATTGAAACACTCGAACCTTCGGCAATTTTTGCACTCCATTACAACGATCTGGAAAAGCTTTGCAGCAAGCATCATGACGTTGAAAGGCTTTACCGGCACCTTGTTAGCTTTGGATTGATACAGTTGCAACAAAAGTTTGATGACCTCCATTTTGCCAGTGCGTTGCAGCGGTACAAAACATTGATGACAAACAACCCGACAATAATCCAACGTGTGCCGCTTGGAATGATTGCCTCTTACCTTGGCATTACCCAGGAAACGCTTAGCAGGATACGTTCGCAATATTGA
- a CDS encoding helix-turn-helix transcriptional regulator: MSRRREFLSLKQEDLAEMAQVTIKTIYMIESGKGNPGFGTLFSSNKMQFNSLMKIDLSDILYSFDHKSALVYLNYSLFPGQSHRFLWAYPLENKNKKWVIKKAVGTPGY; the protein is encoded by the coding sequence ATGTCGCGGAGACGTGAATTCCTCTCCTTAAAACAAGAGGATTTAGCCGAAATGGCACAAGTTACCATTAAGACCATCTACATGATAGAGAGCGGTAAAGGCAACCCTGGATTTGGTACTCTTTTCAGCAGTAATAAAATGCAGTTTAATAGTTTGATGAAAATTGACTTGTCTGATATACTTTATTCATTCGATCACAAGTCGGCCTTAGTTTACCTTAATTACTCGCTTTTTCCTGGTCAAAGCCATCGTTTTCTATGGGCTTACCCATTAGAAAATAAAAACAAAAAATGGGTGATAAAAAAGGCAGTAGGTACCCCTGGTTATTAA